The DNA region cgaacatcaagccgccgaagaagacggtcCTGTCCGACAGGAGCTTGTACGGAATGAAGGTGACAGGTGCCAGGAACTTCTCGTACACGACGAATCCGATGATGAGACAGaagccgatgacgatgaaaGCAATGATCATGGGCGATCGCCACCCCTCGGTTTGGTACGAGAAGATGTTGAACGGCAAAAGGAAGAAGGccatgccggcggcgaggatcaAGATGCCGAgagcgtcgacgtcgacgaggaactTGACAACCTTGGTGGCAGAAATGTTCCTGATCGATCCACGGCCGTCAATGATgcccatcttcttcgccttgtGCTGGTTCCAGAGGAAGAGCAGAACGAGAGGCCCGACAACGACAGGAGCCACAATGGACCACATGCCCATACCCCAACGCCAGCCAAtgccgtccttcttgaggatACTGTTGGTGATGGGACCGGCGGCCCAGGTGATGAAGATGTACGGGGACGTCGCAAAAGAGAGCATGAGAGCTCTGCTCTTGAGACTCGAGGTGTCGGCGATGAAGATGGTGATGCAGTAGCTAATGCCCTGGGATCTGTGGTATCCATGTTAGAAGATGTCGTGCTTTTTTTTAGTCAACGGAGAAGGCTTACCCGACAGCGTAGAAAACCTGGGCAGCGGCGTAGGTCTCGACATTCTTGCAGGCAGCCATCATGATAAAGCCAAGGATCCAGCTGATGAGCATCAAGCTGAGGCCCTGGGGACGGCCCCAAGTGTCGAGGATCTTAGCCAGAGGCAGCTTGATGAGACCGGCGATAAGAGTCGACATGACGCCGGTAGTCGCCGTCAGCGAGTGGAAGGCAAAGCTACTGGTGACGAAGGGCGACAAGACACGCATGGAGACTTCCTGGATAGAGGTGACAACATAGAAGAGCCAAATGCTATCGGTATTGTTAGGCTTCGTTGCTCCATGATCGTGGCGTCAAGATAGATAAGGCTTACAGAACGTAGGCGGCAATCAGATCGCGCTTGGTCCAGACAGCAGTCAtggcctcgaccttggcAACACCGGCCTGAACATTCTTTCCGATAGGCTCATCATCGCTGGACCGGTCGCCGGGGTgctcgcccgtcttctcgtcgtAGGCGGGCGTCGCCGGGTCGGCGGTGACATGCTCCTCAGGAGCCTTCTTGGTGAAAAGCCCCATGATGTGGGAAAGAGTCCGTTATCAGTAAACAGGACGGTCTATCGTCGAGGTATCTGACTGGACTGTGCCGTGACTATGGCGGGTACCaggctcgagggcgtcaaaGCAACAGATCGTCGAGGGTGCCTTCCTGTTGTCGATGAAAGAGATGAAGCCGAGGGACGTGAGACAGAGACCGGGCGGACAGGGCTGCCTCTATGTATGCAACGCAGAGTCGAGCGGGACCgtcagcagcggcggcggcagggtTTCAGGGTGGggatccatcatccatgcAACGGCCATCGGCTCGGCGATGTGAGTCGACGGGTGCCACCTCTGCCTATGTGGTGTAGGGGGGGTAGGTCGGAGCTGAGCTAGCTCTCCACTCGCACAAAGCGCGGTGGCACCAACTCGTTCGTGTAGGATGGATGCTCCGGGGTGTCCACCAAGACCAAAAGAACCTTTACACGTCGGAGTGGGCGCTGAAGAGTGGGTGTGGAAAGATAGACGGACAGCCTACAGGACACACAAGGCAAAGACCCACGGGGGGTTTCAAGGGTCAAGATGGattggtggcggcggcggcggccgaagTCGACTCAGAATGGTGCGTGTTGGAGCTAGAACTTGAAAAGGGTCGAGAAGGGAGCCAGCCCTCGCAGTGTATCCGTAGATCCCAGCCGAAAAAGAATCGGGCCACGTCGGGGGACACTGGGACACAGGCGCTACGATTCGATGGTTGAGCGCGAATTACGAAATGGCGTCGACAAAACCACCTGGCGGCCCTGGTCGGGGGGGTCCTTTGGGCGACTCGGACGATGTGGGGACAGGCGGCAAGGAATGCCTCGGAAGAAGACTCCAAGAAGGAAACCAGGAAATGGCTCCAACGGTCCAAGGGCTGGGCTGCAGGAGACGACGCAAAGGGCACTGGACAGAACCGGCGAGGTTCGAATCATGTAGGTGTGTCATGAGCGGCAGTGTATTGGAACTGATGTGCCGAAAGAAGATCTAGTTGCAGGTCGGTTACTGCTCTCGGCTTTGATGGTGGTGGAACGTTGGAGGAATGGTGGTGGCATCGTCGCATCGGCGCGCGCGGGACGCAGGACGCAGGACCTCCTCACATGCCAGCGTGTTGGGTGGGAAATGGCTCGCCTCGTCGCAGGCTGGGAGCTATAGCCCAGGTGGCCCACCACCTACCTCTGAGCTGCGGCCCAGGGCCGGTGGGCTTGGGGGGATCGTCGCCCGATGTGCGCTCATGATGTGTCCTAGTCTACCCTGTAGGGATAGTTAGGGTGTGCTTCCCGTGGCAAGGAACGAGACAAAGTGGTAGGTATCTACGCACGTTGGTGTCTGTGTTCGAAGTCGTGAGATGGTAGCATTCACCCCTGGTCCCCCCTCGTCtatctctttctctctccccccctctctctccccctctgTCTCGTTCTCACTCTCGTCCCATGTAAAGCCAGCGATGTAGGGCGTCGCTATAGAGTCCCAGGGGTATCGAAAAGTCTTGTCAAGGGAAACGCGAGTTGGTCGACCAGGCGGGTCCGGTCGTCGTCCGTCCGTATTACCGAGGGTAATTGATAGTGGCCACCGAACCTGAACACAGTCAAAattagaagaagaaaaagcttGACTTAAGCATGACAagggccgaggccgaggtggagaGGGCAACGGAAGCAGGCGACTGGACGGTTGGTGCAGTGTACATCGTATCCGTACGTACATACATACCTGTACACACCCACACTAGAGGGATGCAGATGGGAGATGAGAGAAAAGAGGAGTGGGATCGGGTGGGATGGGGACGGGGACGTCTTGGGGAGAGAAGGGGCGAGACCTGCTCCCGCCGCTCCTGCTGTTCCTATTGTTCCTGCTGTTCCTGCTGTTCCTGCCGGTTCCTGCTGCGTGTTGAACAAGGACAAATCATTTGCCCTGGCCCTGGGTCAGGAAGGAAAGCACGAGCAAGTTGCTACCTACCCAAATTCTCTCTTCAGTCAGCCAACGACGATGTACACGGGTGAGCCCCCACTATTGCAGGGATAAGCCCTCCACAACTCGGACCATTGGTTGGCCACCCACTTTAGTGTCATTTTAGTCAATGGGGCCTTTAGCGATAGCGCCGAAGCAGAATTTTATCTGATTCCGCCCCGCTTTTACTATCTTATCAGATCATctggtcgacctcgtcaagcaCTGAATCACCCGCCACTTTCGAGTCCGCCATGTCTTTGCGGTACGGACAGACACACCCACCCTCTCTCGTCTCTGCATCCTTTCTGTTTCCTGTACGCCGATCGATTCATTCACCCATTCCATGATTCAGCTTTCCACCAGCGCATACCCGTCGTCCCTTGGCTCTAGCCCTTGGCTCTTGGCATCCATCCCGTCTTTCCCCATGACGTTCCGCGTATCCGAAGGCCCGCGGTGGGCATTTGACGCGCAGACCAGCGGCCCAGCCTTGGCTTCCGATATGAATTTCGCTTTGCCCTCGCTGCCGACACTCTGTTCTTCCAATAGTTTGCTTGGTCAGTTTGCCATTCTAGAGGCCTTTCCGTGCAGCATCACAGCTATCACAACATCGCAGCGTCACAACATCAGAACATCAGAGCGGGAGAGCCTCGTTTATAGTTGCCAGCTGGACCCCTGGAGTCGTTCAAGGCATGTCCCCAACAACTCGTCCTTATGATCACAAATTTTTACGCCATAGTATtaccctcgtcgccgcccgctgGCCATAACCACCGGCTATCGGCCCTTCAAGCTTTTCCTCTCACGACCGGTTCTTCTCGCAAACGCCCCGCTTACCATTGTTGCCGTCGCTGTGCCGTACACAAATTCAAGAATCTTGAAATCATCAAGCAGTACAGCCCCGTATCCCTGTTACCCTGCGTCCCTGTGTCCGACCGCGGACGGCATGTCGCGGCTCGATCAATCATGCATCTGATGGTGGTCGCACAAACGGCAGTGGCACATGGAGCAGTAGCTTCCTGCAGTTACCCccgccatctcctcgtcgaatCGGTGGCGTGTGTATGAAGATTGGCATCCGTATCTTCAAGGAGTCAAAAAGGACCGCCACACTCCCTCCACCATCCCATTGCCAACGGACAAAGGCTGATCGAAAGTCATGCGGCGCCGCTTAGCTCGCGCCTAGATCAAGACTACTGCCATCGGTCGGCCGATCAACTCGCCTCTCTAGATGCTGTTCTAACTTTCGCCATCCCTCTCACCGAGGCGGGCCCCCCTCTCCGTCCCCTAGCCGCCAGCGGATGCCGACCCAGCATTGCAGGCAGGGCAGCGTGTGGATCTTCTTTGCCATGTACATACTTAGTTAGTACCTTCCACAAACCTTAGGACATGGATCATTCTGCAGACCTGTGGCCATCGACCAGAGTCCTGGGCCAAGACGATGATGGGCTTTCGCCAGCCCCAAGGTGACAATTCTCAGCCCTTCAGCTACCAAGCCCGTACCCACCTATCTCTTCGGAACAATTCGCCAGCGTGCCCAACTATTTCCGGTCTGTGTGGGGTGAAAAGTTTTCATAGGTCTTGGTGCCAACACCGGAGATCGTCCCTCGGTTGCTGGCTGCTTTCTCGGGGTTGATACCCCATTGATGGTCCCGTCGGAAGTTTTCACCAGTAGAGGCATCAGACCCGAGGCTGACCAACGGTCGAGGGACGGTATCACCGGGGTCTTTCCGTCGTCATTCGCAACATCAGCACATCCATGGGGTACTTCGTGCGGTTGCCTGACTGCTTACATACGATTTACGACTTTTGTGATAATCTGACGGCCCACCCAGTAATGTGTTTCCGACATTGATCCACGTCCACTCGGATACGGGAACCATGAAGTCTTCCGAATCGAATCCTCATATTACAGGAAATGGTTCGGTTTCAATTCACAGTACACGCGGTGCGGTACGGGGGTTACGCTCCCCTCGGTGCAATAATCCATCTAAGGCCACACGTGTTGGCATCTGGAACTAATGCTTTTTCGCCCTTTGTTCGCAACAGTTGCACAGTGTCCCAAGCCCTCGACATGTTCAACACTTGGTTGAACCAGGGCCTGTAAGAGGTGATGATGGGAATGGGACGTCAATTTTCAACGTTTTGACAGTGCAATGGAATGGCCAACGGCGGCCCTGGAGCCAAGATCGTGTCAAACGCCAGCCAGTTGTATTCGACGATCCCACAACCAACTAACTCGTATGAATATCTGCCAACTTTGGGCTTTTAGAATAACTTGGCTGGAATGGCAATTTGGAGGTAACATAGACTTAAGGGCGCACCCAGTGTTATGCTATCTAAGCTATCAGTCAAGGTTCCACTACAAATGGGTCATGATTGGTCTTCCCCTAGCCGTGTAGAAGTCCTT from Colletotrichum higginsianum IMI 349063 chromosome 4, whole genome shotgun sequence includes:
- a CDS encoding Major facilitator superfamily transporter, giving the protein MGLFTKKAPEEHVTADPATPAYDEKTGEHPGDRSSDDEPIGKNVQAGVAKVEAMTAVWTKRDLIAAYVLIWLFYVVTSIQEVSMRVLSPFVTSSFAFHSLTATTGVMSTLIAGLIKLPLAKILDTWGRPQGLSLMLISWILGFIMMAACKNVETYAAAQVFYAVGSQGISYCITIFIADTSSLKSRALMLSFATSPYIFITWAAGPITNSILKKDGIGWRWGMGMWSIVAPVVVGPLVLLFLWNQHKAKKMGIIDGRGSIRNISATKVVKFLVDVDALGILILAAGMAFFLLPFNIFSYQTEGWRSPMIIAFIVIGFCLIIGFVVYEKFLAPVTFIPYKLLSDRTVFFGGLMFVFVFFNSAVWGSFFNSMLMVVWNTTVEEATYISNIYRTGSCFFSIIISALIYKTGRFKPFALYFLVPLMMLGVGLMIHFRQPDQPIGYIIMTQIFVAFAGGPIVICGEMAMLSPSDHQHVAVIMAILDLFGSIGSTVGYTVATAIWTSTFKKNITKYTPPGTPVDTIYGDLISQLSYEVGSPERIGIQHAYGDSQRIMLITSVCLLVGALGSVAMWRNINVKTIKQVRGNVV